The nucleotide window CACCGGTTGATTTACAGGTAGATGACGACGCGATAATTATCCGCCGCAAACATTACAGCTTGGAACAAATGTTAGCCCAGGTTAAACCTGAAAATATTCATAGTGAAATAGATACCGGGCCTCAGGTTGGGCGGGAAATATGGTACTGATTGGTATGCACCCTTCGGCGAGTCAGAGAAGGAGGTCCACCGGGTTCATGGCCATATAAGACCGCCCAGTATTAATGATTAGTCTTTTTCACTACCTTAGCAGGAACTCCCGTTCTGGTGGCGAATAGCAAATGTGGGTCAAAAAACCACCAGGGGGTTGAACATGTTAGCCATTGTCAATTCCGTCGTCCTGGTAGGCCTGGAGGGCCAAAGTGTACGGGTAGAAGTGGATATTAGTAACGGTTTGCCTGTTTGTGAGAGTGTTGGTTAAATTATATACACGAAATGTATAAGCTTATTGCCGCCAGCAAACCATTATGTATAGGCAAAACCGTTTTTTCCCGTTATAATAGAATC belongs to Moorella humiferrea and includes:
- a CDS encoding AbrB/MazE/SpoVT family DNA-binding domain-containing protein → MQPHVQKWGNSLGIRIPLLLAPKIGLREGTPVDLQVDDDAIIIRRKHYSLEQMLAQVKPENIHSEIDTGPQVGREIWY